The following proteins are co-located in the Bombus pyrosoma isolate SC7728 linkage group LG12, ASM1482585v1, whole genome shotgun sequence genome:
- the LOC122573276 gene encoding uncharacterized protein LOC122573276, producing the protein MIPLKTILLLTMVGLLNLSTVAPDSAGIVEMVNGLAYGGIPYGSVTGMLAKYPGFMRQQFNSIQARQLNGFGNVQPVVVNPNFRATRLVGVHPQPVQVYNARGVVAPGVVGTISHIGY; encoded by the exons ATGATTCCTTTGAAG ACCATTCTACTGTTAACTATGGTTGGTTTGCTGAACTTATCGACAGTTGCACCGGACAGCGCAGGAATCGTAGAGATGGTGAACGGATTGGCGTATG gAGGCATTCCCTACGGAAGCGTAACTGGAATGCTGGCAAAGTATCCAGGATTCATGAGACAACAATTTAATTCCATTCAAGCTCGGCAATTGAATGGATTCGGAAATGTACAACCGGTAGTTGTCAATCCAAATTTTAGGGCAACGAGACTGGTAGGCGTGCATCCGCAACCTGTGCAAGTTTACAATGCTCGTGGTGTCGTTGCCCCTGGCGTTGTTGGCACGATCAGTCACATAGGATACTGA
- the LOC122573716 gene encoding uncharacterized protein LOC122573716, whose translation MNQVLLMLLLVSVFGSQGKSVSDILHGSGKFTKVSPTNDIQPQSNISKKKFFFAESLTTEKILTTVSQEENQKESDQESSDTSVYNRVQNPTDNESSIDDSSSEEEEPDGPADHAIPYSEHEEPRNVPTKPKYTAPGEWAKPPKDKKVHLEFVPTKLYAQVRKTHTLRKLPRKKAIENAESEEEKGNAARLRAVVKNTKVNTVYTEEGYEDSAYDHAGHMRDADFHEGYARKLHDHLDLKKKSGDDDYDDDHEKEENETKDKNYKKITSKDFKEFDEDDSDPAKTSTTSKINDNVLVNPKLVAEKGIEKLQEDLEREAEEMEKGIEISKLEKVQTTTDMETSAESKKRDNYDRMKERRKKTDKKRRKLSSSENVENSTAASMDENIISTDRTMDTTSVIENLENWPQNSSGLHKYKVDGKSSPNVDIIDFTRTEENPTTVSYGQLFWDYFKTRQDQSTTTEFPLISESTTLNQNLAQPSYTRNLNNFVPYSVYEEPTTMFPILEPAEIKSGHSSMDSAYLKNNGQSSELLPVDSASMDELWQSINSNEQLKMESPSFLETHSDKILMNDQEISLLNSQKILNSNEEFNQNFDSSLFNPTLSSVRNRKPRYKITIRNKPKEPQKPSNLNIQSSNQESSTSSIINKQLTDMTTTKKPVSMNENYMKVLMHVKNEKNLKNVQHQHPNSLYRNPQHPNSLQPNNHFLSNTENNLQDLTILRPPLPQKTPDYYYYNVVPRSKPEIDATLSDWSSIPVSQQRRQVYTNPRMYRIYFDLPQMQRHPLNRKRITKPASDLIRGAPPPQKDLIWHNEPMDYVNHGGNGSKQGRNVLRPFRQASNLDGVRGIRAKRRKKRFVGVDDESDIVKGSMVNNGTSNRGEIERAAKNSSIKRNCSQKVTRGLEVGLVLDTSQAKQFEEKKSRHCRNDWGEESRVVERESIDVNGYNGRNGYIKSNLRAPRYDDGKKEEGNVIYLARKGRDVGKKDFKARNKLKEREELLDETSKESGRKKRELNVIDLVRKRKDVKKDDSNMTKELKQRIELLNKTFQDELKVHAKLLDEAPTITEDVINQEINSRFNEETNESKEYDDKEINKGKDDENEEQIDVDVEVPEFDYVEELTEEDHANESIATTETTINIEKYPFYNNEKMPTPSALKYAVDPKRLPTKTYGAMDFYNSRDAYMQCDEVEPNLKAKYFDEDPFDNPLFLEKQVEDPVPPAEINGKQFVSRIMMFPKEEDDYVIQKSSRRPENYRQLRKHISNPVVTQRTRRIRYKIYPRTTPRTRKRPESYRVQSSRTKYTKNSKRPQKIERRPVTSASEISSIKLSDSIPYQSQVYEDVMGTIKNLANSYQVRETTTMPASDEITLMDDTVDGVKTNSSTNSTSYRKREKEKNSVSIDIMDRPSDMRINIKGPMPKYQNRYRQGVYKRIRVPQKSRLRVQPVQKPVIGIRTVKRRRKVRIYKRDLKDDLNSSLERKLLVASIELGSQSAEKKEDKIGNRFLNWKESDYQLRNLENSTIENDKDSSTQENSMTSTKLPKTIDTKRKSKIPKSVTINSSNNKEDHEEEESQKVVYTIKDRIRYSKPKGDVWNVGKFVNKTMVEEDKRRSEPRYNYIRRKNPSNPTLTTTESSSLDLTNKINWTETVTTTDKVNELDSQEIAKENREVEYMSNNTKDDYQNKSENFNNFKHDLINQSNEEDANKTGSGYAVYESVNEGEVITTQKPQLSTSTEFFNLKSFLDTDSPKYAELSNEDFEKSFLLNTTNSSNGHNKTSDSRIFNETQKGNEHEKEKDEDISKPFHQSYFSNEESSEKAQTETKVQSSTESSEESSVASKESESEEDRASFSYTSRPSSPAENYEDEKYSQLGPRINKPSFYHPPFFNYKRFHPKGNSEETQESNEEKEEYVFPWYKDKEDRRKRRRSRYRDKINYEYEYPWERRERLAREDRKREAEKRKGLLRKFDEEEEEAEEASATKYRTNTYPRGRYRFWGRIDSDTSEDRTSDNIESSSEYQPIMRYSSRYNSRNIKLPLDKQSTNMKSRNIEEISRSIKKTLEDNSDEKGALEETKNDSSQEKKLEGKESVTFYKSRGISRGMIVPEDVTSAPSRKTRNREKSIDNSSMDTLLESRNSSELVKNTLDNSEPRITVVESPREIENSTKQTSKKRRRPSKNDISTMETVTKSVTEANRARRRQKPSSTTVSTVESTSLVATTTSASKIARRRNQKSKDSKKNYISNVLNKSVNEASNETDTSSKTGTAEQHSRSIKKNQTNELVNESAKNDRNQELSVGGSIKQEHLEKVNDDRGKNPGNETIEERLVDVNQNKETEESKRIFLPVKSDERFDFKDARIETLSDFDKTHNDYEIGSILKTDANFIPQNRALQLTEQSSREIISTVSWISENYDF comes from the exons ATGAATCAAGTGTTGTTAATGTTGTTACTGGTGTCGGTTTTCGGGTCTCAAGGGAAATCAGTGTCGGATATTTTACATGGTTCAGGAAAATTTACCAAAGTATCTCCTACAAATGACATCCAGCCACAATCCAAcatctctaaaaaaaaattcttcttcgcaGAATCATTAACAACTGAGAAAATCTTAACCACTGTTTCTCAAGAAGAAAATCAGAAAGAATCAGATCAAGAATCGTCTGACACCAGTGTATACAACAGAGTCCAGAATCCAACGGACAATGAATCTTCTATAGATGATTCTTCTTCCGAAGAAGAAGAGCCTGATGGACCAGCTGATCACGCGATTCCTTATTCAGAGCACGAAGAACCGAGAAACGTTCCCACAAAACCGAAATACACTGCTCCAGGTGAATGGGCCAAGCCACCAAAGGACAAAAAAGTTCACTTAGAATTTGTACCAACAAAACTGTACGCTCAAGTGAGAAAAACTCATACATTGAGGAAACTGCCCCGCAAGAAAGCTATAGAGAACGCGGAAtctgaagaagaaaagggaaacgCAGCAAGATTAAGAGCAGTGGTGAAGAATACGAAAGTGAACACGGTTTATACGGAAGAAGGCTACGAAGATTCTGCGTATGATCATGCTGGACATATGAGAGACGCTGATTTTCACGAAGGTTACGCCAGGAAGTTGCACGATCATTTGGATCTTAAGAAAAAATCTGGAGACGATGATTATGATGATGATcacgagaaagaagagaacgagACAAAGGATAAAAACTATAAGAAGATTACATCCAAAGACTTCAAGGAGTTTGATGAAGACGATAGTGATCCTGCTAAAACGAGTACAACGAGCAAAATCAATGATAATGTTTTAGTGAATCCAAAATTAGTTGCTGAAAAAGGAATAGAGAAGCTACAGGAGGATTTGGAAAGAGAAGCTGAAGAAATGGAGAAAGGGATTGAGATAAGTAAACTGGAGAAAGTTCAGACAACCACTGATATGGAAACCTCAGCTGAATCAAAGAAACGTGATAATTATGACAGaatgaaggaaagaagaaagaaaacggataaaaaacgaagaaaattgtcaTCGTCTGAAAATGTTGAGAATTCTACTGCAGCGTCTATGGatgagaatataatttctacGGATCGTACAATGGATACTACGAGTGTcatagaaaatttggaaaattggcCTCAGAATTCTTCAGGGTTACATAAATACAAAGTCGATGGTAAATCTTCGCCTAACGTCGATATAATTGATTTTACACGCACTGAGGAGAATCCAACGACTGTTAGCTACGGTCAACTCTTCTGggattattttaaaacaaggCAGGATCAATCGACAACTACGGAATTTCCATTGATATCGGAATCAACGACTTTGAATCAGAATCTCGCACAACCTTCCTATActagaaatttgaataattttgtaccTTATTCTGTTTACGAAGAACCTACGACGATGTTTCCAATCTTGGAACCTGCGGAAATAAAATCTGGCCATAGTTCTATGGATTCggcatatttaaaaaataatgggCAGAGTAGTGAATTGCTACCTGTGGATAGCGCAAGTATGGACGAACTGTGGCAATCGATTAATTCCAatgaacaattaaaaatggaaTCACCTTCCTTTTTAGAAACTCATAGTGATAAGATACTTATGAATGatcaagaaatttcattattgaaTTCCCAGAAGATTTTAAACAGTAACGAAGAATTTAACCAAAACTTTGACAGTTCTCTTTTCAATCCAACATTAAGTTCGGTCAGAAATCGCAAACCacgttacaaaattacaattagaaaCAAACCAAAAGAACCTCAAAAACCCTCGAACCTTAACATTCAATCTTCAAATCAGGAATCATCGACATCGAGTATCATAAACAAACAACTGACCGATATGACGACTACGAAGAAACCTGTCtcaatgaatgaaaattacatgAAAGTTTTGATGCACGTGAAGAACGAAAAAAACCTGAAGAATGTTCAACATCAGCATCCAAACAGTCTGTATCGAAATCCTCAACATCCAAACAGTTTACAACCTAACAATCATTTTCTGTCTAACACTGAAAATAATCTACAAGACTTAACTATACTGAGGCCCCCACTTCCACAAAAAACAccagattattattattacaacgTTGTTCCGCGAAGTAAACCGGAGATCGACGCCACGCTGTCTGATTGGAGCTCGATTCCGGTTTCTCAACAACGTCGGCAGGTGTACACAAATCCTAGAATGTATCggatttatttcgatttaccACAGATGCAACGACATCCTCTAAATCGCAAGAGAATCACGAAGCCAGCGTCTGATTTGATTCGAGGCGCTCCGCCGCCGCAGAAGGATTTAATCTGGCACAATGAACCGATGGATTACGTAAATCATGGCGGAAACGGATCGAAGCAGGGCAGAAACGTTCTGAGACCGTTTCGTCAGGCGTCGAATCTCGACGGGGTTCGTGGAATTCGTGCAAAAAGGCGTAAAAAAAGATTTGTCGGAGTTGATGACGAAAGCGATATCGTGAAAGGCTCGATGGTAAACAATGGCACGTCGAATCGGGGTGAAATAGAACGAGCAGcgaaaaattcatcgatcaAGAGAAATTGTTCGCAGAAAGTGACACGCGGCCTGGAAGTGGGGCTCGTTCTGGATACGTCGCAGGCGAAACAGTTTGAGGAGAAGAAATCGAGACATTGTAGGAATGATTGGGGAGAAGAGTCGCGTGTCGTGGAAAGAGAAAGCATAGATGTGAATGGGTATAATGGGAGGAATGGGTATATTAAAAGCAATTTGAGGGCGCCGAGGTATGACGatggaaagaaagaggagggaaACGTGATTTATTTGGCCAGGAAGGGGAGGGACGTTgggaaaaaagattttaaagcgaggaataaattaaaagaacgtGAAGAATTATTGGATGAAACATCTAAAGAGTccggaagaaagaaacgagaattaAATGTGATTGATTTagtaagaaagagaaaggatgTTAAAAAGGATGACTCTAACATGACGAAAGAATTAAAGCAAcgtatagaattattaaataaaacatttcag GACGAGTTAAAAGTGcatgcaaaattattagacGAGGCACCAACGATAACTGAGGATGTCATAAACCAGGAAATAAACAGTCGttttaacgaagaaacgaatgaaagtAAGGAATATgacgataaagaaattaacaaaGGGAAAGATGATGAAAACGAAGAACAGATTGACGTTGATGTCGAAGTTCCAGAGTTCGATTACGTGGAAGAACTAACCGAGGAAGATCATGCTAATGAAAGTATTGCTACCACAGAAACTAccataaatatagaaaaatatcctTTTTACAATAATGAAAAGATGCCAACTCCATCTGCTTTAAAATACGCGGTAGATCCTAAGAGATTACCTACGAAGACATACGGAGCCATGGATTTTTACAATTCGAGGGATGCTTATATGCAATGTGACGAGGTGGAGCctaatttaaaa GCTAAATACTTTGACGAAGATCCATTCGATAATCCCTTGTTTCTAGAGAAACAAGTGGAAGATCCAGTTCCTCCAGCTGAAATAAATGGCAAGCAGTTCGTTTCGAGAATCATGATGTTCCCTAAAGAAGAGGATGATTACGTGATACAGAAATCTTCTAGGAGACCAGAAAATTATCGACAACTTCGAAAACACATTTCCAATCCCGTCGTAACTCAGAGAACAAGGCgaattcgatataaaatttatccaaGAACGACGCcaagaacaagaaaaagaCCTGAGAGTTACAGAGTTCAAAGTTCACGGACTAAGTAtacgaaaaattctaaaaggCCACAGAAAATTGAGAGACGTCCTGTCACATCTGCCAGTGAAATATCTTCGATAAAGCTTTCAGATAGCATACCATATCAGAGTCAGGTTTATGAGGACGTTATGGGTACCATAAAGAATTTAGCGAATTCTTATCAGGTTCGTGAGACGACAACGATGCCAGCTTCAGACGAAATTACTTTAATGGATGATACGGTGGATGGCGTTAAAACAAATTCTAGTACAAATTCGACGAGTTacaggaaaagagagaaagagaagaatagtGTGTCGATAGATATCATGGATCGACCGAGTGATAtgagaattaatattaaaggaCCGATGCCTAAATATCAGAATAGGTACAGACAAGGTGTGTACAAGAGAATTAGAGTTCCACAGAAAAGTCGATTAAGGGTTCAGCCGGTGCAGAAACCTGTAATTGGGATTAGAACCGTGAAACGTCGTCGAAAAGTCCGCATTTATAAACGGGATCTGAAGGATGACTTGAACTCTAGTctggaaagaaaattattagttGCTTCCATTGAATTGGGCTCACAGTCGgcggaaaagaaagaagacaaaaTAGGAAATAGGTTCTTGAATTGGAAGGAAAGTGATTATCAACTAAGAAACTTGGAAAATTCGACGATTGAGAACGACAAAGATTCTTCTACTCAAGAAAATTCAATGACTTCCACCAAACTTCCAAAAACGATCGATACAAAGAGAAAATCGAAGATTCCGAAAAGTGTAACGATTAattcttcgaataataaagaagatcACGAAGAGGAAGAATCTCAAAAAGTTGTGTACACGATTAAGGATAGGATAAGGTACTCGAAACCAAAAGGTGATGTTTGGaatgttggaaaatttgtGAATAAAACTATGGTGGAAGAAGACAAGAGACGAAGCGAGCCaaggtataattatattagaagAAAGAACCCTTCAAACCCAACATTAACCACTACAGAGAGTTCTTCGTTAGACTTgactaataaaattaattggacAGAAACTGTGACGACCACGGATAAAGTCAATGAACTCGACAGTCAAGAAATTGCGAAAGAAAACCGCGAAGTGGAATATATGAGCAATAATACCAAAGACGATTACCagaacaaatctgaaaattttaataactttaaacATGATCTAATTAACCAGTCAAATGAAGAAGATGCAAATAAAACAGGAAGTGGTTATGCAGTTTACGAAAGTGTGAACGAAGGTGAAGTAATAACCACACAGAAACCACAATTGTCGACTTCTACTGAATTCTTTAACTTGAAAAGCTTCTTGGATACCGATTCTCCAAAATATGCAGAATTATCAAACGAAGACTTTGAGAAATCATTTTTACTAAATACTACTAATAGTTCTAATGGGCATAACAAAACCTCAGACTCtagaattttcaatgaaacacAGAAGGGAAACGAAcatgaaaaggaaaaggatgAAGATATTTCGAAACCGTTTCATcaatcatatttttccaatgaagAATCTTCGGAGAAAGCACAGACAGAGACGAAAGTTCAGTCAAGCACAGAATCTTCTGAAGAAAGCAGCGTCGCATCGAAAGAAAGCGAATCAGAGGAAGATCGAGCGTCTTTCTCATATACTTCCAGGCCATCTTCTCCAGCAGAAAACtatgaagatgaaaaatattcgcagCTTGGACCACGTATAAACAAACCATCCTTCTACCATCCtccatttttcaattacaaaagATTTCATCCAAAGGGAAACTCCGAAGAAACGCAAGAAAgcaacgaagagaaagaagaatatgtTTTTCCGTGGTATAAAGACAAAGAAGACCGACGGAAACGGAGACGCAGTCGATATCGCGATAAAATCAATTACGAATACGAATATCCATGGGAAAGAAGAGAACGTTTAGCAcgagaagatagaaaaaggGAGGCAGAGAAGCGTAAAGGCTTGCTAAGAAAATTCGatgaggaggaggaagaagcaGAGGAAGCTTCTGCtacgaaatatcgaacgaataCTTATCCACGTGGAAGATACCGATTTTGGGGTCGAATAGACAGTGATACTTCAGAAGATAGAACTTCAGATAACATAGAAAGTAGCAGCGAGTATCAACCAATAATGAGGTATAGCAGCAGAtataattcgagaaatattaagCTACCTCTGGACAAACAATCGACGAATATGAAATCgagaaatatagaagaaattaGTAGATCAATCAAGAAGACTTTAGAAGACAATTCAGATGAAAAGGGAGCGttggaagaaacgaagaatgaTTCGTCACAGGAAAAGAAACTCGAAGGAAAAGAATCTGTgactttttataaatctagAGGTATTTCCAGAGGAATGATTGTTCCTGAAGATGTGACATCAGCCCCCAGCAGGAAAAcgagaaatagagaaaaatcgATAGATAATAGTTCTATGGATACCTTGCTTGAAAGTAGAAACTCCAGCGAGTTGGTGAAGAATACTTTAGACAATTCCGAGCCTCGAATAACCGTGGTAGAGAGTCCTCGAGAAATTGAGAATTCCACGAAGCAGACAAGCAAGAAAAGACGAAGGCCATCGAAGAACGATATTTCTACAATGGAAACTGTGACAAAATCTGTCACTGAAGCTAATCGAGCTCGTCGAAGACAGAAACCTTCTTCTACCACGGTTTCCACGGTCGAATCTACTTCTTTAGTTGCAACAACAACGTCAGCTTCTAAAATTGCTCGAAGGAGAAATCAGAAGAGTAAAGATTCGAAGAAGAATTACATTTCTAACGTCCTGAATAAATCTGTCAACGAAGCTAGCAACGAGACAGATACTTCGAGTAAAACTGGAACAGCGGAGCAGCATTCCAGAAGCATAAAGAAGAATCAAACGAATGAATTAGTGAACGAATCGGCAAAAAACGACAGAAATCAAGAACTATCTGTAGGAGGTTCTATAAAACAGGAGCATCTAGAAAAGGTGAACGATGATCGAGGAAAGAATCCAGGGAACGAAACTATCGAGGAAAGATTGGTTGACGTGAATCAGAATAAGGAAACAGAGGAATCGAAGAGAATATTTCTTCCTGTCAAGAGTGATGAAAGATTCGATTTCAAGGACGCTAGGATAGAGACCTTGAGTGACTTTGATAAAACTCATAATGATTACGAGATTGGAAGCATATTGAAAACAGATGCGAATTTTATACCTCAGAACAGAGCTCTTCAATTGACCGAACAAAGTTCCAGGGAAATTATTTCTACTGTTTCTTGGATATCGGagaattatgatttttaa